The following proteins come from a genomic window of Lolium rigidum isolate FL_2022 chromosome 5, APGP_CSIRO_Lrig_0.1, whole genome shotgun sequence:
- the LOC124655266 gene encoding transcription initiation factor TFIID subunit 15-like isoform X1 has protein sequence MAGYVSRGPPNGSIYVCNLPPGTDETMLAEYFGTIGLLKKDKRTGQPKIWIYRDKATNEPKGDATVTYEDQHAASAAVEWFNNKDFHGSIIQVHIAVSKNKDTSSDNSMNLSVTADLVEQDELDNGSGRGSGRGDGPAKAWQQDGDWMCPNASCGNVNFAFRGVCNRCGASRPAGVSGSGGGGGRGRGRGSDDARGNSRAPAVGGPPGLFGPNDWPCTMCGNVNWAKRTKCNVCNTSKPGHNEGGVRGGRGGGYKELDEEELEEVRRRRKEAEEDDGEIYDEFGNLKKKFRIKSQQTESAPALPQSGRAGWEVEHRGSTERESRERSRDRGRDAYDERESRNRDRGGHGRERRRSRSRSRDREKERGRDRGRDHGSDRSWERGSERGHDRYR, from the exons ATGGCTGGATACGTTTCAAGAGGACCGCCAAATGGTTCTATTTACGTATGCAATCTGCCTCCAGGAACTGATGAGACCATGTTGGCTGAATATTTTGGTACTATAGGGTTGCTTAAG AAGGACAAAAGGACTGGCCAACCAAAAATCTGGATATATAGGGACAAAGCTACAAATGAACCAAAGGGTGACGCCACAGTCACTTACGAGGATCAGCATGCTGCTTCAGCAGCCGTTGAATGGTTCAACAATAAAGATTTCCATGGAAGCATCATTCAGGTTCACATAGCCGTGTCGAAAAACAAAGATACATCTTCTGATAACTCCATGAATTTGAGTGTCACTGCTGACCTTGTTGAACAAGATGAATTGGATAACGGGTCAGGCAGAGGTAGTGGACGTGGTGATGGTCCAGCAAAAGCTTGGCAGCAAGATGGAGACTGGATGTGTCCAAATGCAAG TTGTGGCAATGTAAATTTTGCCTTCCGTGGTGTTTGTAATCGCTGCGGAGCCTCCCGTCCTGCTGGTGTTAGTGGatcaggaggtggtggtggtagaggcagAGGCCGTGGTAGCGACGATGCAAGAGGAAACAGTCGTGCTCCTGCTGTTGGTGGTCCTCCTGGGCTGTTTGGTCCAAATGATTGGCCATGTACGAT GTGTGGCAACGTGAACTGGGCAAAGCGGACCAAATGTAATGTCTGCAACACGAGCAAGCCAGGTCACAATGAAGGTGGTGTGAG AGGTGGTCGGGGTGGTGGCTATAAAGAACTTGATGAAGAAGAACTAGAAGAAGTTCGAAGGCGCCGGAAAGAGGCTGAGGAA GATGATGGAGAAATTTATGACGAATTTGGTAATCTCAAAAAGAAGTTCCGTATTAAATCACAGCAAACTGAAAGTGCACCAGCTCTTCCTCAGTCTGGACGTGCTGGATGGGAAGTAGAGCACAGAG GTTCCACTGAAAGAGAAAGCCGAGAGAGGAGCAGAGACCGGGGCAGGGACGCCTACGATGAAAGGGAAAGCAGGAACAGAGACAGAGGTGGCCATGGAAGAGAGCGGCGCCGTAGCCGAAGCCGGAGTAGGGACCGCGAGAAGGAAAGGGGGAGAGACCGGGGCAGGGATCACGGAAGTGACAGAAGTTGGGAGCGTGGCAGTGAGCGTGGCCATGATCGCTACAGATGA
- the LOC124655266 gene encoding transcription initiation factor TFIID subunit 15-like isoform X2, which yields MNLSVTADLVEQDELDNGSGRGSGRGDGPAKAWQQDGDWMCPNASCGNVNFAFRGVCNRCGASRPAGVSGSGGGGGRGRGRGSDDARGNSRAPAVGGPPGLFGPNDWPCTMCGNVNWAKRTKCNVCNTSKPGHNEGGVRGGRGGGYKELDEEELEEVRRRRKEAEEDDGEIYDEFGNLKKKFRIKSQQTESAPALPQSGRAGWEVEHRGSTERESRERSRDRGRDAYDERESRNRDRGGHGRERRRSRSRSRDREKERGRDRGRDHGSDRSWERGSERGHDRYR from the exons ATGAATTTGAGTGTCACTGCTGACCTTGTTGAACAAGATGAATTGGATAACGGGTCAGGCAGAGGTAGTGGACGTGGTGATGGTCCAGCAAAAGCTTGGCAGCAAGATGGAGACTGGATGTGTCCAAATGCAAG TTGTGGCAATGTAAATTTTGCCTTCCGTGGTGTTTGTAATCGCTGCGGAGCCTCCCGTCCTGCTGGTGTTAGTGGatcaggaggtggtggtggtagaggcagAGGCCGTGGTAGCGACGATGCAAGAGGAAACAGTCGTGCTCCTGCTGTTGGTGGTCCTCCTGGGCTGTTTGGTCCAAATGATTGGCCATGTACGAT GTGTGGCAACGTGAACTGGGCAAAGCGGACCAAATGTAATGTCTGCAACACGAGCAAGCCAGGTCACAATGAAGGTGGTGTGAG AGGTGGTCGGGGTGGTGGCTATAAAGAACTTGATGAAGAAGAACTAGAAGAAGTTCGAAGGCGCCGGAAAGAGGCTGAGGAA GATGATGGAGAAATTTATGACGAATTTGGTAATCTCAAAAAGAAGTTCCGTATTAAATCACAGCAAACTGAAAGTGCACCAGCTCTTCCTCAGTCTGGACGTGCTGGATGGGAAGTAGAGCACAGAG GTTCCACTGAAAGAGAAAGCCGAGAGAGGAGCAGAGACCGGGGCAGGGACGCCTACGATGAAAGGGAAAGCAGGAACAGAGACAGAGGTGGCCATGGAAGAGAGCGGCGCCGTAGCCGAAGCCGGAGTAGGGACCGCGAGAAGGAAAGGGGGAGAGACCGGGGCAGGGATCACGGAAGTGACAGAAGTTGGGAGCGTGGCAGTGAGCGTGGCCATGATCGCTACAGATGA